The following coding sequences lie in one Caproicibacterium argilliputei genomic window:
- a CDS encoding DUF4393 domain-containing protein has product MSKRESALGELAKQVPIKELYIDLLHPALSEAGKGLQGVVHLALAPISGMVWCYDQISDYLNVAIPEYFAKKKIPNEKIQEPDAAIAVPTIEALRYTANEEVIREFFVNLLGASMNSDTTSLVHPAFVEIVKQLSVSDAKCLIYLKSYRKALIDFEVRIDNRYTYVGSNAIDVPKEFKSNITSHINNFIRLGIFEKVKTTRLSCPSEFKVVEEEIKTNAVLTYSEDAESVEVKNIDLSAEYYWLSLTNFGEDFVSICC; this is encoded by the coding sequence ATGAGTAAAAGGGAAAGTGCTCTTGGAGAACTTGCAAAGCAAGTCCCAATAAAAGAATTGTATATCGATTTACTTCATCCTGCTTTAAGTGAAGCGGGAAAGGGGCTTCAAGGAGTAGTCCATCTCGCATTAGCACCCATCTCTGGCATGGTGTGGTGCTATGACCAAATTTCTGATTACCTGAATGTTGCTATTCCTGAATATTTTGCTAAAAAGAAAATTCCAAATGAGAAAATTCAAGAGCCTGATGCCGCCATAGCCGTCCCTACAATAGAAGCTTTACGCTACACAGCGAACGAAGAAGTAATAAGAGAGTTTTTTGTAAATTTGTTGGGTGCATCAATGAACTCCGATACAACATCCTTAGTACATCCTGCATTTGTTGAAATTGTAAAGCAGTTATCTGTTTCAGATGCAAAATGTTTAATTTACCTGAAAAGCTATCGTAAAGCTCTGATAGACTTTGAGGTGCGAATAGATAACAGATATACATATGTTGGCAGCAATGCAATTGATGTTCCAAAAGAATTCAAAAGTAATATAACCTCTCACATCAATAACTTCATAAGATTGGGAATATTTGAAAAAGTAAAAACTACTCGTTTGTCATGTCCTTCTGAATTTAAAGTTGTCGAAGAAGAGATAAAAACCAATGCTGTTCTAACTTACAGTGAAGATGCCGAAAGTGTAGAAGTCAAGAATATAGATTTGAGCGCAGAATACTATTGGCTTTCTTTAACTAATTTTGGAGAAGATTTTGTATCAATTTGTTGTTAA
- a CDS encoding IS30 family transposase has protein sequence MSHLAPTETSQRDDNERRNRIGNIQTGTTDRGKEFACCTAIQKQLGLTLYFADAYSSWQRGSNENSNGLLREFYPKKTNLALVPQAELTHSLFLINSRPRKCLGWKSSIQVFLHELAHLTLQFS, from the coding sequence GTGAGCCATTTGGCTCCGACGGAAACATCACAGAGAGATGACAATGAACGTCGGAACCGCATCGGGAATATCCAAACAGGGACAACAGACCGTGGAAAAGAGTTTGCTTGCTGTACAGCTATCCAGAAACAACTGGGATTAACTTTGTATTTTGCTGATGCCTATTCTTCGTGGCAACGTGGAAGCAACGAAAATTCCAACGGTTTACTTCGAGAGTTCTACCCGAAAAAAACAAATCTCGCCTTGGTGCCGCAAGCAGAATTAACTCACAGCCTGTTTCTCATCAATTCCAGACCTCGTAAATGCCTTGGCTGGAAATCCTCTATTCAAGTTTTTCTACACGAACTGGCGCACTTGACTTTACAATTCAGCTGA
- a CDS encoding helix-turn-helix domain-containing protein, producing MIKILLSRKLGELRWTQADLARATGIRAATINAMYNEVIDRVNLDHLSKICEVLNCELSDIMVYVPNKIKTTGTRAQQSKVRDE from the coding sequence ATGATAAAAATTTTACTGTCCCGCAAGCTGGGCGAGCTTCGCTGGACGCAGGCAGATCTTGCACGGGCGACCGGCATTCGTGCAGCGACCATTAACGCAATGTACAATGAGGTCATAGACCGGGTGAACTTGGACCACCTAAGTAAGATTTGCGAAGTGCTGAATTGCGAACTGTCGGATATCATGGTTTATGTACCGAACAAGATTAAGACGACCGGCACAAGAGCACAGCAGAGCAAAGTGCGTGACGAATAG
- a CDS encoding four-helix bundle copper-binding protein yields the protein MGVVTTNTDKMQSCIDVCSRCAQACQECIRLCLEEPDVAARKEHIKNMMGCAAICKEAACFMEMESTHIKEICQLCAFLCEECASGCAQFQDEHCQKCAAECRKCAQECRSM from the coding sequence ATGGGAGTCGTAACAACCAACACGGATAAAATGCAATCCTGCATTGACGTGTGCAGCCGGTGCGCGCAAGCCTGCCAGGAATGCATTCGTCTTTGTCTGGAGGAACCGGATGTTGCCGCACGAAAAGAGCACATTAAAAACATGATGGGCTGCGCCGCCATCTGTAAGGAAGCGGCGTGCTTTATGGAAATGGAATCCACACATATTAAGGAAATTTGTCAGCTTTGTGCTTTTCTCTGTGAGGAATGTGCCTCCGGCTGTGCGCAGTTTCAAGACGAGCATTGTCAGAAATGTGCGGCAGAGTGCCGAAAATGTGCACAGGAATGCCGTTCCATGTGA
- a CDS encoding TIGR03943 family putative permease subunit, whose translation MKLRIGSRQALTECICEFGAGTLLLFYAASGKYLSYVAPRIRPFLFLGAAILIGFGIFRLPTIRFRQHRNHSAHCLLLIIPVLLLLLPHESTQTVAAGLTATPKIETRQSSSEKQQDTDTTLSGLDTSHKHITVSNQDFYPWMEEINEHLNKYIGYSITMTGFVLKNSVNIHAGEFVPARLAMTCCTADLTPMGLLCKYDKAASLKENAWVTVEGTLLKGTFQGSPDPQIQVSKVTSAQPVSDYIYPYQ comes from the coding sequence ATGAAACTGAGAATTGGAAGCCGTCAGGCGCTGACCGAGTGTATCTGTGAATTCGGCGCGGGCACTCTGCTGCTCTTCTACGCCGCAAGCGGAAAGTACCTTTCTTACGTTGCGCCGCGTATTCGCCCATTTCTCTTTCTTGGCGCCGCCATTCTAATCGGATTCGGCATTTTCCGTCTGCCAACGATTCGTTTTCGGCAGCATCGAAACCACTCCGCGCACTGCCTGCTTTTAATCATTCCGGTTTTGCTCTTGCTGCTTCCGCATGAATCCACGCAGACCGTTGCCGCCGGACTGACTGCCACGCCAAAAATAGAAACCCGCCAATCCTCTTCGGAAAAACAGCAGGATACAGATACAACGCTTTCCGGTCTTGACACCTCCCACAAGCACATCACGGTTTCCAATCAGGACTTCTATCCATGGATGGAGGAAATCAATGAACATCTGAACAAATACATTGGCTACTCCATTACCATGACTGGATTCGTGCTGAAAAATTCAGTCAATATTCACGCCGGTGAATTTGTTCCCGCCAGACTGGCGATGACCTGCTGTACTGCTGACCTAACGCCCATGGGGCTTCTCTGCAAATACGATAAAGCCGCCTCTTTGAAAGAAAACGCTTGGGTCACTGTGGAGGGAACCCTCTTAAAAGGAACTTTTCAGGGTAGTCCCGACCCGCAGATTCAGGTTAGCAAAGTCACATCCGCACAGCCGGTAAGCGATTACATTTATCCTTATCAGTAA
- a CDS encoding permease, with protein sequence MEKIPVYVVTGFLSSGKTAFLNHLLNLPDWRRVNLQVFQFETGEQDFSCVHTHCRTMSFSKRMLEQQFNEVAAQVTASLQSQTPDEIWVEWNGTAPLSQLRALLQQPELQAKCRLQKILFLASAKTIETLLGRTGTILPEQLAEADLAVLNDASSTEQYRRIRRLLRGVNPWLPVCRITSYDAFYREWFDREERPMDLTFAFAAAGVILYLAARPVFLKYQLPFDAVINAYLGILMQAVPFLLIGVLLSAAVQVFLPPAVVERWLSKSTGVSMLTALAAGFCFPVCDCASVPFFKGLLQKGVPLPAAVTFLLAAPIINPAAILSTYFAFGGNPQMVISRICCGILIALLVGLSFALRTPQEQVLKQNAAMLLTCGAYTNDAQGSRTLQKVRLLLEHASRDFFSVGKFLLIGAFLSAVFQSAGTGALTLLGSQSGLVGSILLMMLTAFCLSLCSSSDAVVARSFSNGLPGSAVLAFLVFGPMLDVKNLLMLSSVCSKRFLVRLSLTVAVLCFCLTFLLGTLKGGIL encoded by the coding sequence ATGGAAAAAATTCCTGTGTATGTGGTCACCGGTTTCCTCAGCTCCGGAAAAACGGCTTTTTTGAATCATTTATTGAACCTTCCCGATTGGCGCAGGGTCAACCTGCAGGTTTTTCAGTTTGAAACCGGTGAGCAGGACTTTTCCTGTGTACATACGCACTGCCGAACCATGTCCTTCTCTAAACGGATGCTGGAGCAGCAGTTTAACGAAGTGGCTGCTCAGGTCACCGCCTCGCTGCAAAGCCAAACGCCGGATGAAATCTGGGTGGAATGGAACGGCACTGCGCCGCTTTCCCAGCTTCGGGCGCTTCTGCAGCAGCCGGAACTGCAGGCAAAGTGCCGCCTACAGAAGATTCTGTTCCTTGCCTCTGCCAAAACCATTGAAACACTGTTGGGACGCACCGGAACGATTCTGCCCGAACAGCTGGCAGAGGCAGACCTTGCTGTACTGAACGATGCTTCTTCCACAGAGCAGTACCGCCGTATCCGCAGGTTGCTGCGCGGTGTGAATCCCTGGCTTCCGGTCTGCCGCATCACTTCCTACGATGCTTTTTATCGCGAATGGTTTGACCGGGAAGAACGTCCGATGGATTTGACGTTTGCTTTCGCCGCAGCAGGGGTTATACTTTACCTGGCGGCACGACCGGTATTCCTAAAATATCAGCTGCCGTTTGACGCGGTCATTAACGCCTACTTGGGTATTCTCATGCAGGCTGTGCCTTTTTTGCTGATTGGCGTTCTGCTTTCCGCTGCCGTACAGGTGTTTCTTCCGCCGGCCGTGGTGGAACGGTGGCTTTCTAAATCTACGGGAGTCAGTATGCTGACGGCACTGGCGGCAGGTTTCTGTTTTCCGGTTTGCGACTGCGCCTCCGTACCGTTCTTTAAAGGATTGCTGCAAAAAGGAGTGCCTCTGCCCGCCGCAGTCACCTTTCTGCTTGCCGCTCCTATCATCAACCCTGCTGCGATTTTGTCCACTTATTTTGCGTTTGGCGGAAATCCGCAGATGGTCATTTCCCGCATTTGCTGCGGTATTTTGATTGCCCTGCTGGTTGGTCTGTCGTTCGCTCTGCGGACACCGCAGGAGCAGGTATTGAAACAAAACGCAGCCATGCTGCTCACCTGCGGTGCCTACACAAATGACGCCCAAGGCAGCAGAACCCTGCAAAAAGTCCGTCTGCTGCTGGAACACGCAAGCCGCGATTTTTTTAGCGTAGGAAAATTCCTTCTTATCGGTGCTTTCCTTTCCGCAGTATTCCAAAGTGCCGGCACCGGTGCGCTGACCCTTCTTGGCAGCCAAAGCGGCCTTGTCGGCTCCATTCTTCTCATGATGCTGACGGCATTCTGCCTATCGCTGTGCTCCTCCTCTGACGCAGTGGTGGCCCGTAGCTTTTCCAACGGTCTGCCCGGCAGCGCTGTACTGGCTTTTTTGGTGTTCGGCCCAATGCTGGACGTAAAGAACCTACTGATGCTTTCCTCTGTCTGTTCAAAACGTTTTCTTGTTCGACTGTCTCTCACAGTGGCTGTGCTGTGCTTCTGCCTGACCTTTCTGCTCGGCACCTTGAAAGGAGGCATCTTATGA
- a CDS encoding CobW family GTP-binding protein — translation MTDLYLISGFLGAGKTTLIAQLLREAFPTGKTVLIENDFGEVSIDAALLRTGKVSVRELNAGCICCSLSGDFVSALEDVLRRQKPDRILIEPSGVGMLSDIEEGCRHPRIASLAAVRRKITAVDVKRCRSYQENFGAFFEDQIRCADVILLTRTEQFPDKIDTAVQLVQSLNPEATVLQAPLHADTLQAMLSSAPCSDSGALHEACGAPHVHAHEAFQTVTIHTTRVFTPEALRQCLQKAEQLPGQILRAKGIVPCAQGFLQLQYVPGSLEIIPCEVGGSSVCVIGTQLQESGLQQAFAEA, via the coding sequence ATGACAGATTTATATCTCATTTCCGGATTTCTGGGCGCAGGCAAGACCACCCTGATTGCGCAGCTGCTGCGGGAAGCCTTTCCGACCGGCAAAACCGTGCTGATTGAAAATGATTTTGGCGAAGTCAGCATTGATGCTGCCCTGCTGCGCACCGGAAAAGTCAGCGTGCGGGAACTGAATGCGGGCTGCATCTGCTGCAGCCTGTCCGGGGACTTTGTTTCTGCCCTGGAGGATGTGCTGCGCAGACAAAAGCCAGACCGGATTCTCATTGAACCTTCCGGTGTTGGGATGCTGTCCGACATTGAGGAGGGATGCCGGCACCCGCGCATTGCGTCGCTGGCTGCCGTACGCCGGAAAATCACTGCCGTTGATGTAAAGCGCTGCCGGTCGTATCAAGAAAATTTTGGCGCGTTTTTTGAGGATCAAATTCGCTGCGCAGATGTCATCTTACTGACACGCACCGAACAATTTCCGGACAAAATTGACACGGCTGTACAGCTGGTGCAAAGTCTGAACCCAGAAGCCACCGTTCTGCAGGCGCCGCTGCACGCGGACACCCTGCAAGCCATGCTTTCTTCTGCCCCATGCAGCGACTCTGGAGCGCTGCATGAAGCGTGCGGCGCTCCTCATGTGCACGCACATGAGGCTTTCCAAACCGTGACCATTCATACCACGCGTGTCTTTACGCCAGAAGCACTGCGGCAGTGCCTGCAGAAAGCGGAACAACTGCCGGGGCAAATTCTGCGTGCCAAAGGCATTGTGCCCTGTGCGCAAGGCTTTTTGCAGTTGCAGTATGTACCCGGAAGCTTAGAAATCATCCCCTGTGAAGTTGGCGGCAGCTCTGTCTGTGTCATCGGCACGCAGCTTCAGGAATCTGGCCTACAGCAGGCATTTGCGGAGGCATGA
- a CDS encoding metal ABC transporter permease produces the protein MLQYGFMQNALIASLFIAILCPCIGIFLVVRRYSMIGDTLAHASLAGITAGLLCGQNPVLGAFVFTSACGALIEFLRSYFKKYTDLILSIVLALSVGTAISIISSGKLHANADSFMFGSILTVTKADMIMISVLSLIAVCTLIFLYHPLLYISYDEEAAKIAGVRVKLINYAFSILTAAAVSVSIRIVGVLVLSSMIALPVATAMQLGKGFRQTLLLSILFSLIDILLGLFSSYYLNVAPGGFTALVSVAVLMAVLAAKRIQTVFRAAHSRKSIQ, from the coding sequence ATGCTGCAGTATGGTTTTATGCAGAATGCATTGATTGCTTCGCTGTTTATTGCAATTCTCTGCCCGTGTATCGGAATTTTTCTGGTTGTGCGCCGATACTCTATGATTGGGGACACGCTGGCGCACGCTTCCCTCGCTGGCATTACGGCCGGTCTGCTGTGCGGGCAGAACCCTGTGCTTGGTGCGTTCGTTTTTACTTCTGCCTGCGGCGCGCTGATTGAATTTCTGCGCAGCTATTTTAAAAAATACACCGACCTGATTCTGAGCATCGTGCTGGCGCTGAGCGTCGGCACCGCGATTTCCATCATTAGTTCCGGAAAACTGCACGCAAACGCAGATTCCTTTATGTTCGGAAGTATTCTGACGGTTACAAAAGCAGACATGATTATGATCAGCGTACTGAGCCTGATTGCCGTCTGCACGCTGATTTTCTTGTACCATCCTCTGCTTTACATTTCCTATGACGAGGAAGCCGCCAAAATTGCCGGCGTGCGGGTCAAACTGATTAACTACGCGTTTTCTATTCTGACCGCCGCAGCTGTTTCTGTTTCCATCCGCATAGTCGGTGTACTAGTGCTCAGCTCCATGATTGCGCTGCCAGTTGCCACAGCCATGCAGCTCGGAAAAGGGTTTCGTCAGACGCTGCTGCTTTCCATTCTTTTCAGTCTGATTGACATTCTGCTCGGTCTGTTTTCCTCTTACTACCTGAATGTTGCACCGGGTGGCTTCACTGCACTGGTTTCTGTGGCAGTTCTGATGGCAGTCCTTGCCGCCAAAAGGATTCAGACTGTTTTCCGTGCGGCACACAGCCGAAAGTCTATCCAATAA
- a CDS encoding metal ABC transporter ATP-binding protein, translating to MIEAEDLTFSYTGTAPFILHHLQLDMKDGAYISVVGENGCGKSTLMRLILGFLKPTAGSIHCSAKRIGYVPQKTSFVNDDFPITVYEVMESYRRLLKQKDKKEVNACLQKVGMLEKIREPMSSLSGGQGQKVRIARALMGSPKLLILDEPSTGVDVQSQQEIYGLLKKLNMEDGISVLSVEHNLTAAIENSTAIYHMNNGQGHLCTPQHYADEMLTVNKGGN from the coding sequence TTGATCGAAGCAGAAGACTTAACCTTTTCCTATACAGGCACTGCCCCTTTTATCCTGCACCATCTGCAGCTGGATATGAAAGACGGCGCGTATATTTCCGTTGTCGGTGAAAACGGCTGCGGCAAAAGCACCCTTATGCGCCTGATTCTCGGCTTTTTGAAGCCCACCGCCGGAAGCATTCACTGCAGTGCCAAACGAATTGGCTACGTGCCGCAGAAAACAAGCTTTGTGAATGATGACTTTCCCATTACGGTTTATGAAGTCATGGAGTCCTATCGCAGACTGCTCAAGCAGAAAGATAAAAAAGAAGTGAATGCGTGCCTGCAAAAGGTCGGTATGCTCGAAAAAATCCGCGAGCCGATGTCTTCCCTTTCGGGCGGACAGGGACAGAAAGTCCGCATTGCACGTGCGCTGATGGGCAGCCCAAAGCTTTTGATTCTGGACGAACCCTCCACCGGCGTAGATGTGCAGAGCCAACAGGAAATTTATGGCCTTCTGAAAAAGCTCAATATGGAGGACGGTATTTCCGTTTTATCCGTGGAGCACAACCTGACCGCTGCCATTGAAAACTCGACCGCAATTTACCACATGAACAATGGTCAGGGGCACCTGTGTACGCCGCAGCACTACGCAGATGAGATGCTGACCGTCAACAAAGGAGGAAACTAA
- a CDS encoding metal ABC transporter substrate-binding protein, protein MLKKYAAVLLSAAVAAAALTGCGGGASSQAGQAASSGSAASAADKVLHVSVTFDAMKEFTKAVGKEKVDVSVIIPDGTEPHDFEPKAQDLVSLSKADIFVYNGFGMESWADAAVKSAENSKLVVVEASKGAKPIQNTDAGEKEEHGQYDPHLWLSIKGAETEVRNICTALVKADAEDAAYFEKNRDAYLTKLDSLYQTYSKKFKSVPKKSFVTGHAAFGYLCRDFGLTQNSVEDVFAEGEPSTQQLAQLVSYCKKNQVTTIFAEEMASPEVSQTLADEVGAKVETIYTMESAEDNQDYLTRLQDNLTKIYDSLKG, encoded by the coding sequence ATGTTAAAAAAATATGCTGCGGTTCTGCTCAGCGCCGCGGTTGCTGCTGCTGCTTTGACCGGTTGCGGTGGCGGCGCTTCCTCTCAGGCAGGGCAGGCGGCTTCCAGCGGTTCTGCAGCATCGGCTGCCGATAAGGTTCTGCACGTTTCTGTTACGTTTGATGCCATGAAGGAGTTTACCAAAGCAGTTGGCAAAGAAAAAGTGGATGTTTCCGTCATCATTCCGGATGGTACGGAGCCGCATGACTTTGAGCCGAAAGCGCAGGATTTGGTCAGTTTAAGCAAGGCGGATATTTTCGTTTACAATGGGTTTGGCATGGAAAGCTGGGCAGACGCTGCCGTAAAATCTGCAGAAAATTCCAAACTGGTTGTCGTGGAAGCTTCGAAAGGTGCTAAGCCGATTCAAAACACAGATGCAGGGGAAAAAGAGGAACATGGTCAGTACGACCCGCATCTGTGGCTCAGCATCAAAGGCGCCGAAACAGAAGTGCGCAACATTTGCACGGCCCTTGTAAAGGCAGATGCTGAAGATGCCGCGTATTTTGAGAAAAACCGCGATGCATACCTTACAAAGCTAGACAGCCTTTATCAGACGTATAGTAAAAAATTTAAATCTGTTCCGAAGAAAAGTTTCGTGACCGGCCACGCGGCGTTTGGCTATCTGTGCCGCGACTTCGGTTTGACACAAAACAGCGTTGAGGATGTTTTTGCGGAGGGAGAGCCGAGTACACAGCAGTTGGCACAGTTGGTTTCCTACTGCAAAAAAAATCAGGTCACTACGATTTTTGCAGAAGAAATGGCAAGTCCAGAGGTCTCCCAAACCCTTGCGGATGAAGTCGGCGCAAAGGTGGAAACCATTTATACGATGGAGAGTGCCGAAGACAATCAAGACTATTTGACGCGCTTGCAGGATAACTTAACAAAAATTTACGACAGTTTAAAAGGATAA
- a CDS encoding SGNH/GDSL hydrolase family protein: MKDFRLDAIESLHIFGRTNGCAYPLTLFWSGSGIEMNLKAGEVWLEVETDYGPLEPWIAVLVDDALVSRQMLPKGRYWLPILRSMDAEIPHNVKILREVQAMHDDPASYLQIHAVRTDGSFLPLPPKQGKIEFIGDSLTSGEGTVGAQKEMQWNSMVFSSVFDYAFQTANRLHADFRIVSQSGWGFLSSWDGNPACNIPQYYEQVCGVLQGTHNAALGAFAPYDFAGWQPDVVSICLGANDASAFGKPAVYRDEKAGRLFAQKQNADGTPEAASRARLESAITAFGRKIRRCNPQAHILWVCGLLKTEIDSILREAVETYVAETADKHTSLFMLPVADTATMGSREHPGYACHKAAAEQLAVEIKHYL, translated from the coding sequence TTGAAAGATTTTCGTCTGGATGCGATTGAAAGCCTGCATATTTTTGGGAGAACCAATGGTTGTGCCTATCCGCTCACTTTGTTTTGGTCCGGCAGCGGAATCGAAATGAATCTGAAAGCTGGGGAAGTCTGGCTCGAAGTAGAGACAGACTACGGCCCATTGGAGCCGTGGATCGCCGTTTTGGTGGATGACGCCCTTGTCAGCCGACAGATGCTGCCCAAAGGGCGGTATTGGCTGCCTATACTGCGAAGCATGGATGCAGAAATACCGCACAATGTCAAAATTCTGCGTGAGGTGCAGGCCATGCACGACGACCCAGCGAGTTATTTGCAGATTCACGCGGTGCGAACCGACGGTTCGTTTCTCCCTCTGCCGCCGAAACAGGGGAAGATTGAATTCATTGGGGACAGCCTGACCTCTGGGGAGGGTACTGTCGGCGCACAGAAGGAAATGCAGTGGAATTCTATGGTGTTCAGTTCGGTGTTTGATTATGCGTTTCAAACAGCGAACCGACTTCACGCTGACTTCCGCATTGTTTCCCAAAGCGGCTGGGGTTTTCTTTCCAGCTGGGACGGCAATCCGGCGTGCAACATTCCACAGTATTATGAGCAGGTTTGCGGAGTCCTGCAGGGAACGCATAATGCCGCTTTAGGTGCTTTTGCTCCTTATGATTTTGCCGGCTGGCAGCCGGATGTGGTTTCTATCTGTTTGGGTGCGAACGATGCCTCTGCGTTTGGCAAGCCCGCGGTTTATCGGGACGAAAAGGCCGGGCGGCTTTTTGCGCAGAAACAAAATGCAGACGGCACGCCGGAGGCTGCGTCCCGCGCTCGTTTAGAAAGCGCCATTACGGCATTTGGCAGAAAGATTCGACGCTGCAATCCGCAAGCGCACATTCTATGGGTCTGCGGGTTGCTAAAGACAGAGATTGACAGCATCCTGCGCGAAGCGGTCGAAACTTATGTGGCAGAGACAGCAGACAAGCACACCTCCCTGTTTATGCTGCCGGTTGCGGATACTGCCACTATGGGCTCCCGCGAGCATCCGGGCTATGCGTGTCACAAAGCAGCGGCAGAGCAGTTAGCTGTGGAAATCAAGCATTATTTGTAA
- a CDS encoding Crp/Fnr family transcriptional regulator, with translation MNAENLLSFEDIPTLEREQIQRNAAVIPVQAGSLNVSKVAKKYHILAVAQGCVRVYLLAEDGKEITLCRMTQGSFCEYIPETFSVEAPQYEVLCQAEPNTALFCIPAHLHRCLMNASVPYLKCQMHLQRRCFSRVIALLNEMLSRRLESRVASFLLEESRLQGTAHLKITHEMIARHLGSAREVITRVLKDLQKSGALALHRGSIQLTDIKKLQEIL, from the coding sequence ATGAATGCGGAAAATCTTTTGTCATTTGAGGACATCCCCACGCTGGAGCGTGAGCAGATTCAAAGGAACGCAGCGGTGATTCCGGTGCAGGCCGGTTCGCTGAATGTATCAAAGGTTGCAAAAAAATACCATATTCTTGCGGTTGCGCAGGGGTGTGTGCGGGTTTATTTGCTGGCAGAAGATGGCAAAGAAATTACGCTTTGCCGGATGACACAAGGGTCGTTTTGCGAGTACATACCGGAAACTTTCAGCGTGGAAGCTCCACAGTATGAAGTCTTGTGCCAGGCAGAGCCAAACACAGCGCTTTTCTGTATTCCGGCACACCTGCACCGCTGCCTGATGAATGCCTCGGTGCCCTACTTGAAATGCCAGATGCACCTGCAGCGCAGGTGCTTTTCGCGGGTGATCGCACTGCTGAATGAAATGCTTTCCCGCCGGCTGGAAAGCCGCGTGGCGTCGTTCCTTTTGGAAGAAAGCCGTCTGCAGGGGACTGCGCACCTCAAGATTACCCATGAAATGATTGCTCGCCATTTAGGCAGCGCACGCGAAGTCATTACCCGCGTGCTGAAAGATTTGCAGAAAAGCGGTGCTTTAGCGCTTCACCGCGGTTCCATACAGTTAACAGATATCAAAAAATTGCAGGAAATCCTATAA